A DNA window from Equus przewalskii isolate Varuska chromosome 12, EquPr2, whole genome shotgun sequence contains the following coding sequences:
- the TBC1D24 gene encoding TBC1 domain family member 24 isoform X4 translates to MDSPGYNCFVDKDKMDAAIQDLGPKELSCTELQELKQLARQGYWARSYALRGKVYQRLIRDIPCRTVTPDASVYSDIVSKIVGKHSSSSLPLPEFVDNTQVPSYCLNTRGESAVRKILLCIANQFPDISFCPALPSVVALLLHYSIDEAECFEKACRILACNDPSKKLIDQSFLAFESSCMTFGDLVNKYCQAAHKLMVAVSEDVLQVYADWQRWLFGELPLNYFARVFDVFLVEGYKVLYRVALAILKFFHKVRAGQPLESDNVKQDIRTFVKDIAKTVSPEKLLEKAFAIRLFSRKEIQLLQMANEKALKQKGITVKQKRQFVHLAVHAENFHSEIVSVKEMRDIWSWVPERFALCQPLLLFSSLQHGYSLTRFYFQCEGHEPTLLLIKTTQKEVCGAYLSTDWSERNKFGGKLGFFGTGECFVFRLQPEVQRYEWVVIKHPELTKPVSLETTTAASPHCHSMSSDPADRLSPFLAARHFNLPSKTESMFMAGGNDCLIVGGGGGQALYIDGDLNRGRTGHCDTFNNQPLCSENFLIAAVEAWAFQDPDTQ, encoded by the exons ATGGACTCCCCGGGGTACAACTGCTTTGTGGACAAAGACAAAATGGATGCTGCCATCCAGGACCTGGGGCCCAAGGAGCTGAGCTGCACCGAGCTGCAGGAGCTGAAGCAGCTGGCACGCCAGGGCTACTGGGCCCGCAGCTATGCCCTGAGGGGAAAGGTGTACCAGCGCCTGATCCGGGACATCCCCTGCCGCACGGTGACGCCCGATGCCAGCGTGTACAGCGACATCGTGAGCAAGATTGTGGGCaagcacagcagcagcagcctgccCTTGCCTGAATTTGTGGACAATACGCAGGTGCCCAGTTACTGCCTGAACACACGAGGCGAGAGCGCTGTGCGTAAGATCCTGCTGTGCATTGCCAACCAGTTCCCTGACATTTCCTTCTGCCCCGCCCTGCCCTCCGTTGTGGCCCTGCTGCTCCACTACAGCATTGATGAGGCCGAGTGCTTCGAGAAGGCCTGCCGCATCTTGGCCTGCAACGACCCCAGCAAGAAGCTGATCGACCAGAGCTTCCTGGCCTTTGAGTCTTCCTGCATGACGTTTGGGGACCTGGTGAACAAGTACTGCCAGGCGGCCCACAAGCTGATGGTGGCTGTGTCAGAGGATGTCCTGCAGGTCTATGCGGACTGGCAGCGCTGGCTGTTCGGGGAGCTGCCCCTCAACTACTTTGCTCGTGTCTTTGATGTCTTCCTGGTGGAAGGTTACAAGGTGTTGTACCGAGTCGCACTGGCAATCCTCAAGTTCTTCCACAAGGTGAGAGCTGGGCAGCCGCTCGAGTCAGACAACGTGAAGCAGGATATTCGCACCTTTGTCAAAGACATCGCCAAGACCGTGTCTCCCGAGAAGCTGCTGGAGAAAGCATTTGCCATCCGTCTCTTCTCTCGGAAGGAGATTCAGCTCCTGCAGATGGCCAATGAGAAAGCTCTGAAGCAGAAGGGTATTACCGTCAAGCAGAAGAG GCAGTTTGTGCACCTGGCTGTCCACGCAGAGAACTTCCACTCGGAGATCGTCAGTGTGAAGGAGATGAgagacatctggtcctgggtcCCTGAGCGGTTTgccctctgccagcccctcctgctcttcTCCTCACTGCAGCACGGGTACAGCCTGACCAG GTTCTATTTCCAGTGTGAAGGACATGAGCCCACCCTCCTGCTCATCAAGACCACGCAAAAGGAG GTGTGTGGAGCTTACCTGTCAACAGACTGGAGTGAGAGAAATAAGTTTGGAGGCAAACTGGGCTTCTTTGGGACTGGAGAGTGCTTTGTGTTTAGG CTACAGCCCGAGGTCCAGCGCTACGAGTGGGTGGTCATCAAACACCCAGAGCTGACCAAGCCAGTGTCCTTGGAGACCACCACCGCCGCATCCCCACACTGCCACTCCATGTCTTCAGACCCCGCTGACCGCCTCTCACCGTTCCTGGCTGCTCGGCACTTCAACCTACCATCCAAAACCGAGTCCATGTTCATGGCCGGGGGCAATGACTGCCTCATCGTAG GCGGAGGGGGTGGCCAGGCGCTCTACATCGACGGGGACCTGAACCGGGGCCGCACGGGCCACTGTGACACTTTCAACAACCAGCCCCTCTGCTCTGAGAACTTCCTCATCGCTGCCGTGGAGGCCTGGGCCTTCCAAGACCCTGACACCCAGTAA
- the TBC1D24 gene encoding TBC1 domain family member 24 isoform X3 — protein sequence MDSPGYNCFVDKDKMDAAIQDLGPKELSCTELQELKQLARQGYWARSYALRGKVYQRLIRDIPCRTVTPDASVYSDIVSKIVGKHSSSSLPLPEFVDNTQVPSYCLNTRGESAVRKILLCIANQFPDISFCPALPSVVALLLHYSIDEAECFEKACRILACNDPSKKLIDQSFLAFESSCMTFGDLVNKYCQAAHKLMVAVSEDVLQVYADWQRWLFGELPLNYFARVFDVFLVEGYKVLYRVALAILKFFHKVRAGQPLESDNVKQDIRTFVKDIAKTVSPEKLLEKAFAIRLFSRKEIQLLQMANEKALKQKGITVKQKSVSLSKRQFVHLAVHAENFHSEIVSVKEMRDIWSWVPERFALCQPLLLFSSLQHGYSLTRFYFQCEGHEPTLLLIKTTQKEVCGAYLSTDWSERNKFGGKLGFFGTGECFVFRLQPEVQRYEWVVIKHPELTKPVSLETTTAASPHCHSMSSDPADRLSPFLAARHFNLPSKTESMFMAGGNDCLIVGGGGGQALYIDGDLNRGRTGHCDTFNNQPLCSENFLIAAVEAWAFQDPDTQ from the exons ATGGACTCCCCGGGGTACAACTGCTTTGTGGACAAAGACAAAATGGATGCTGCCATCCAGGACCTGGGGCCCAAGGAGCTGAGCTGCACCGAGCTGCAGGAGCTGAAGCAGCTGGCACGCCAGGGCTACTGGGCCCGCAGCTATGCCCTGAGGGGAAAGGTGTACCAGCGCCTGATCCGGGACATCCCCTGCCGCACGGTGACGCCCGATGCCAGCGTGTACAGCGACATCGTGAGCAAGATTGTGGGCaagcacagcagcagcagcctgccCTTGCCTGAATTTGTGGACAATACGCAGGTGCCCAGTTACTGCCTGAACACACGAGGCGAGAGCGCTGTGCGTAAGATCCTGCTGTGCATTGCCAACCAGTTCCCTGACATTTCCTTCTGCCCCGCCCTGCCCTCCGTTGTGGCCCTGCTGCTCCACTACAGCATTGATGAGGCCGAGTGCTTCGAGAAGGCCTGCCGCATCTTGGCCTGCAACGACCCCAGCAAGAAGCTGATCGACCAGAGCTTCCTGGCCTTTGAGTCTTCCTGCATGACGTTTGGGGACCTGGTGAACAAGTACTGCCAGGCGGCCCACAAGCTGATGGTGGCTGTGTCAGAGGATGTCCTGCAGGTCTATGCGGACTGGCAGCGCTGGCTGTTCGGGGAGCTGCCCCTCAACTACTTTGCTCGTGTCTTTGATGTCTTCCTGGTGGAAGGTTACAAGGTGTTGTACCGAGTCGCACTGGCAATCCTCAAGTTCTTCCACAAGGTGAGAGCTGGGCAGCCGCTCGAGTCAGACAACGTGAAGCAGGATATTCGCACCTTTGTCAAAGACATCGCCAAGACCGTGTCTCCCGAGAAGCTGCTGGAGAAAGCATTTGCCATCCGTCTCTTCTCTCGGAAGGAGATTCAGCTCCTGCAGATGGCCAATGAGAAAGCTCTGAAGCAGAAGGGTATTACCGTCAAGCAGAAGAG TGTTTCACTTTCTAAAAG GCAGTTTGTGCACCTGGCTGTCCACGCAGAGAACTTCCACTCGGAGATCGTCAGTGTGAAGGAGATGAgagacatctggtcctgggtcCCTGAGCGGTTTgccctctgccagcccctcctgctcttcTCCTCACTGCAGCACGGGTACAGCCTGACCAG GTTCTATTTCCAGTGTGAAGGACATGAGCCCACCCTCCTGCTCATCAAGACCACGCAAAAGGAG GTGTGTGGAGCTTACCTGTCAACAGACTGGAGTGAGAGAAATAAGTTTGGAGGCAAACTGGGCTTCTTTGGGACTGGAGAGTGCTTTGTGTTTAGG CTACAGCCCGAGGTCCAGCGCTACGAGTGGGTGGTCATCAAACACCCAGAGCTGACCAAGCCAGTGTCCTTGGAGACCACCACCGCCGCATCCCCACACTGCCACTCCATGTCTTCAGACCCCGCTGACCGCCTCTCACCGTTCCTGGCTGCTCGGCACTTCAACCTACCATCCAAAACCGAGTCCATGTTCATGGCCGGGGGCAATGACTGCCTCATCGTAG GCGGAGGGGGTGGCCAGGCGCTCTACATCGACGGGGACCTGAACCGGGGCCGCACGGGCCACTGTGACACTTTCAACAACCAGCCCCTCTGCTCTGAGAACTTCCTCATCGCTGCCGTGGAGGCCTGGGCCTTCCAAGACCCTGACACCCAGTAA
- the TBC1D24 gene encoding TBC1 domain family member 24 isoform X1, translating to MDSPGYNCFVDKDKMDAAIQDLGPKELSCTELQELKQLARQGYWARSYALRGKVYQRLIRDIPCRTVTPDASVYSDIVSKIVGKHSSSSLPLPEFVDNTQVPSYCLNTRGESAVRKILLCIANQFPDISFCPALPSVVALLLHYSIDEAECFEKACRILACNDPSKKLIDQSFLAFESSCMTFGDLVNKYCQAAHKLMVAVSEDVLQVYADWQRWLFGELPLNYFARVFDVFLVEGYKVLYRVALAILKFFHKVRAGQPLESDNVKQDIRTFVKDIAKTVSPEKLLEKAFAIRLFSRKEIQLLQMANEKALKQKGITVKQKSVSLSKRQFVHLAVHAENFHSEIVSVKEMRDIWSWVPERFALCQPLLLFSSLQHGYSLTRFYFQCEGHEPTLLLIKTTQKEVRRAQREPGVLAYAELWGVCSPAASTQASCASGHSAKPALHREVCGAYLSTDWSERNKFGGKLGFFGTGECFVFRLQPEVQRYEWVVIKHPELTKPVSLETTTAASPHCHSMSSDPADRLSPFLAARHFNLPSKTESMFMAGGNDCLIVGGGGGQALYIDGDLNRGRTGHCDTFNNQPLCSENFLIAAVEAWAFQDPDTQ from the exons ATGGACTCCCCGGGGTACAACTGCTTTGTGGACAAAGACAAAATGGATGCTGCCATCCAGGACCTGGGGCCCAAGGAGCTGAGCTGCACCGAGCTGCAGGAGCTGAAGCAGCTGGCACGCCAGGGCTACTGGGCCCGCAGCTATGCCCTGAGGGGAAAGGTGTACCAGCGCCTGATCCGGGACATCCCCTGCCGCACGGTGACGCCCGATGCCAGCGTGTACAGCGACATCGTGAGCAAGATTGTGGGCaagcacagcagcagcagcctgccCTTGCCTGAATTTGTGGACAATACGCAGGTGCCCAGTTACTGCCTGAACACACGAGGCGAGAGCGCTGTGCGTAAGATCCTGCTGTGCATTGCCAACCAGTTCCCTGACATTTCCTTCTGCCCCGCCCTGCCCTCCGTTGTGGCCCTGCTGCTCCACTACAGCATTGATGAGGCCGAGTGCTTCGAGAAGGCCTGCCGCATCTTGGCCTGCAACGACCCCAGCAAGAAGCTGATCGACCAGAGCTTCCTGGCCTTTGAGTCTTCCTGCATGACGTTTGGGGACCTGGTGAACAAGTACTGCCAGGCGGCCCACAAGCTGATGGTGGCTGTGTCAGAGGATGTCCTGCAGGTCTATGCGGACTGGCAGCGCTGGCTGTTCGGGGAGCTGCCCCTCAACTACTTTGCTCGTGTCTTTGATGTCTTCCTGGTGGAAGGTTACAAGGTGTTGTACCGAGTCGCACTGGCAATCCTCAAGTTCTTCCACAAGGTGAGAGCTGGGCAGCCGCTCGAGTCAGACAACGTGAAGCAGGATATTCGCACCTTTGTCAAAGACATCGCCAAGACCGTGTCTCCCGAGAAGCTGCTGGAGAAAGCATTTGCCATCCGTCTCTTCTCTCGGAAGGAGATTCAGCTCCTGCAGATGGCCAATGAGAAAGCTCTGAAGCAGAAGGGTATTACCGTCAAGCAGAAGAG TGTTTCACTTTCTAAAAG GCAGTTTGTGCACCTGGCTGTCCACGCAGAGAACTTCCACTCGGAGATCGTCAGTGTGAAGGAGATGAgagacatctggtcctgggtcCCTGAGCGGTTTgccctctgccagcccctcctgctcttcTCCTCACTGCAGCACGGGTACAGCCTGACCAG GTTCTATTTCCAGTGTGAAGGACATGAGCCCACCCTCCTGCTCATCAAGACCACGCAAAAGGAGGTGAGAAGGGCCCAGAGGGAGCCTGGGGTCCTGGCCTATGCTGAGCTCTGGGGAGTCTGCTCTCCTGCGGCCTCCACCCAGGCTTCCTGTGCTTCGGGGCACAGCGCAAAGCCAGCTCTCCACAGAGAG GTGTGTGGAGCTTACCTGTCAACAGACTGGAGTGAGAGAAATAAGTTTGGAGGCAAACTGGGCTTCTTTGGGACTGGAGAGTGCTTTGTGTTTAGG CTACAGCCCGAGGTCCAGCGCTACGAGTGGGTGGTCATCAAACACCCAGAGCTGACCAAGCCAGTGTCCTTGGAGACCACCACCGCCGCATCCCCACACTGCCACTCCATGTCTTCAGACCCCGCTGACCGCCTCTCACCGTTCCTGGCTGCTCGGCACTTCAACCTACCATCCAAAACCGAGTCCATGTTCATGGCCGGGGGCAATGACTGCCTCATCGTAG GCGGAGGGGGTGGCCAGGCGCTCTACATCGACGGGGACCTGAACCGGGGCCGCACGGGCCACTGTGACACTTTCAACAACCAGCCCCTCTGCTCTGAGAACTTCCTCATCGCTGCCGTGGAGGCCTGGGCCTTCCAAGACCCTGACACCCAGTAA
- the TBC1D24 gene encoding TBC1 domain family member 24 isoform X2, with protein MDSPGYNCFVDKDKMDAAIQDLGPKELSCTELQELKQLARQGYWARSYALRGKVYQRLIRDIPCRTVTPDASVYSDIVSKIVGKHSSSSLPLPEFVDNTQVPSYCLNTRGESAVRKILLCIANQFPDISFCPALPSVVALLLHYSIDEAECFEKACRILACNDPSKKLIDQSFLAFESSCMTFGDLVNKYCQAAHKLMVAVSEDVLQVYADWQRWLFGELPLNYFARVFDVFLVEGYKVLYRVALAILKFFHKVRAGQPLESDNVKQDIRTFVKDIAKTVSPEKLLEKAFAIRLFSRKEIQLLQMANEKALKQKGITVKQKRQFVHLAVHAENFHSEIVSVKEMRDIWSWVPERFALCQPLLLFSSLQHGYSLTRFYFQCEGHEPTLLLIKTTQKEVRRAQREPGVLAYAELWGVCSPAASTQASCASGHSAKPALHREVCGAYLSTDWSERNKFGGKLGFFGTGECFVFRLQPEVQRYEWVVIKHPELTKPVSLETTTAASPHCHSMSSDPADRLSPFLAARHFNLPSKTESMFMAGGNDCLIVGGGGGQALYIDGDLNRGRTGHCDTFNNQPLCSENFLIAAVEAWAFQDPDTQ; from the exons ATGGACTCCCCGGGGTACAACTGCTTTGTGGACAAAGACAAAATGGATGCTGCCATCCAGGACCTGGGGCCCAAGGAGCTGAGCTGCACCGAGCTGCAGGAGCTGAAGCAGCTGGCACGCCAGGGCTACTGGGCCCGCAGCTATGCCCTGAGGGGAAAGGTGTACCAGCGCCTGATCCGGGACATCCCCTGCCGCACGGTGACGCCCGATGCCAGCGTGTACAGCGACATCGTGAGCAAGATTGTGGGCaagcacagcagcagcagcctgccCTTGCCTGAATTTGTGGACAATACGCAGGTGCCCAGTTACTGCCTGAACACACGAGGCGAGAGCGCTGTGCGTAAGATCCTGCTGTGCATTGCCAACCAGTTCCCTGACATTTCCTTCTGCCCCGCCCTGCCCTCCGTTGTGGCCCTGCTGCTCCACTACAGCATTGATGAGGCCGAGTGCTTCGAGAAGGCCTGCCGCATCTTGGCCTGCAACGACCCCAGCAAGAAGCTGATCGACCAGAGCTTCCTGGCCTTTGAGTCTTCCTGCATGACGTTTGGGGACCTGGTGAACAAGTACTGCCAGGCGGCCCACAAGCTGATGGTGGCTGTGTCAGAGGATGTCCTGCAGGTCTATGCGGACTGGCAGCGCTGGCTGTTCGGGGAGCTGCCCCTCAACTACTTTGCTCGTGTCTTTGATGTCTTCCTGGTGGAAGGTTACAAGGTGTTGTACCGAGTCGCACTGGCAATCCTCAAGTTCTTCCACAAGGTGAGAGCTGGGCAGCCGCTCGAGTCAGACAACGTGAAGCAGGATATTCGCACCTTTGTCAAAGACATCGCCAAGACCGTGTCTCCCGAGAAGCTGCTGGAGAAAGCATTTGCCATCCGTCTCTTCTCTCGGAAGGAGATTCAGCTCCTGCAGATGGCCAATGAGAAAGCTCTGAAGCAGAAGGGTATTACCGTCAAGCAGAAGAG GCAGTTTGTGCACCTGGCTGTCCACGCAGAGAACTTCCACTCGGAGATCGTCAGTGTGAAGGAGATGAgagacatctggtcctgggtcCCTGAGCGGTTTgccctctgccagcccctcctgctcttcTCCTCACTGCAGCACGGGTACAGCCTGACCAG GTTCTATTTCCAGTGTGAAGGACATGAGCCCACCCTCCTGCTCATCAAGACCACGCAAAAGGAGGTGAGAAGGGCCCAGAGGGAGCCTGGGGTCCTGGCCTATGCTGAGCTCTGGGGAGTCTGCTCTCCTGCGGCCTCCACCCAGGCTTCCTGTGCTTCGGGGCACAGCGCAAAGCCAGCTCTCCACAGAGAG GTGTGTGGAGCTTACCTGTCAACAGACTGGAGTGAGAGAAATAAGTTTGGAGGCAAACTGGGCTTCTTTGGGACTGGAGAGTGCTTTGTGTTTAGG CTACAGCCCGAGGTCCAGCGCTACGAGTGGGTGGTCATCAAACACCCAGAGCTGACCAAGCCAGTGTCCTTGGAGACCACCACCGCCGCATCCCCACACTGCCACTCCATGTCTTCAGACCCCGCTGACCGCCTCTCACCGTTCCTGGCTGCTCGGCACTTCAACCTACCATCCAAAACCGAGTCCATGTTCATGGCCGGGGGCAATGACTGCCTCATCGTAG GCGGAGGGGGTGGCCAGGCGCTCTACATCGACGGGGACCTGAACCGGGGCCGCACGGGCCACTGTGACACTTTCAACAACCAGCCCCTCTGCTCTGAGAACTTCCTCATCGCTGCCGTGGAGGCCTGGGCCTTCCAAGACCCTGACACCCAGTAA